The Aliivibrio salmonicida LFI1238 genome contains the following window.
TTTTGGAAGTGGGTATTAGTTCCTGCAACTGTCGTTGCGGTGTTAGGCTCTTTCCAAGTTGATATTAACCAATTGCTTCATGTTCCTGAGCACACGATTGAGTGGATTGGAGCCGCGTTAGCCATTGGTAGTATGTTGTTATGGTCATTAACCAAAGAGATCAGCGATTATCAATCAACAGTTTCTGAAGACAATAAATGTGTGACTTCTCACCCGATTCAAAAAGCAGCGCAAGACACTAATTTTGTTTCAGCTTGGGTGATTGTGGCTTTCTTGATTTTTGAACTGACTACCTATTTCTCAGGTGTCGATTTACACACCGTATTCTTAGGTTACGGTATGTGGATGCCTTTAATTGGTTTAGCGATTGGTTTATTACCGGGCTGTGGTCCTCAAATATTAGTCACGAGTCTCTACCTATCTGGTGCAATGCCGATGTCTGCACAGCTTTCAAATGCAATTTCAAATGATGGTGATGCACTTTTCCCAGCCATTGCATTAGCACCAAAAGCGGCAATGGTCGCGACCTTCTACTCAGCAGTCCCTGCCTTTGTGGTTGGTTATGGTTACTACTTCTTATTTGAAATGTAACCCGTAGACCTTAATATCATAAAGCGAACTATAGCGAATAAAAGAAAGACGGCAGTATAATACTGTCGCCTTTCTTTTTAAATAGATAATCTATTAATACAATTACTTAGCTTACCTCCTCCCTCAAAAAATATCTTAAGTGAAATCTATATGATGAATACTTATCCATTTAAGAGATCAAATAAGCTACTTATTTTAAGATAGACAACTTTTTAATAATGCTACGGTTCCTTCTGACTTTTCATAATCAATAGGAAGATCCGTTAGCTCCTCTCCTTGTTTTAAAAACAAAGACGGAAAACCACGTCGACCAATCGAGCGAGAAAAAGCGATCTCATCTAATAACATTTGATGAACTTCAGGAGAAAATAACGCCGATTCAAACTGTGCAACGTTTAAACCAATGTTTCTAGCGCACTCAATAAGCACTTCATTATCACTTGGATTTTTGGCATTTAAGTAATAAGCGTGTTGAATTGACTCAAGCATTGCCTGCTCAGCACCTTGAGAACGAGCGGCAAGAATGGCTCGACAAGAAGGGTACGTTGAACGACGAGGCGTATTCTGCGCCCAAAACTCATGATTAAACGTAGTGCCTAAATAGTTCTCTATTTTTTGCCAATACGACGCAATTTGCGTTTGCATCTCTTGTGGCATAGGTTCATCTGAATCAGGCGCTAATCCACCTAGCACATAAACGATATCAACATCCTTTGAGATCGTTTGCTTAATTTTTTCCCATATTGGTTTGTAACCCCAACACCACGAACACATTGGATCATACACGTAGTAAAGTATTGCTTTGTTTGTCGACATATCCTTATTCCCTTATTTTTTTATTCCTTTAACCATTTCATCATATGGGATGCATTACCTAATAGCAAAGTTCTGCATAACAGAATAGAATCGCATCTCTCAATGTTGAGCTTGTGTTCATTTATTAATACAAAGGTTGGCTATGTATACATTTTTTGGTTCGTTAGCTTTTGTTATTTGGGGTTTAGTCCCTATCTATTTTCATCAAATAGGCAACATTGATCCCGCGTTAATATTGGCAAATCGAATCTTTTGGTCTGCCGCTATTTTGATGATTATCTTATTTATAAAACCAACATTGCTTGATCGCAGCCAATGCACAAAAAAGAACATCACGCTGGCTACAGTCGCCGGTGTATTCATGAATTTATCGTGGGTAGGTTTTGTGTATGCCACTACCATTAATAACATTATGGCAGCCTCATTGGCGTTTTATATTACGCCAGTATTGGTCTTTTTTATGGGATTTATGTTCTTCAAAGAGACGATTAAATTACCTCAAAAAATGGCGTTAGTTTTAATGGTGCTCGCGATTGTGGCTTATGTTCTTTTAGATAAACAATTACCGCTATTGAGTTTGGGAATTTCACTCTTTTTTGCTAGTTACATTGCCACCAAGAAATTGATCAAACTGAACACCTTTGGTGGGATTTTCTTTGAGCATATCGTCTTTGCTCCACTGGCGTTGTGGTACATCGCTACTCATTCATCTGATATTACTTTGATGGATTGGGGAACATTAATGGGAACAGCACCCTTGCAACTCATTCCCATTTTATTGCTCAGTGTGTCGTTACTAAAAACACCATTAAGTAAGATCAGCCTATTACAGTATATTGAGCCGACGTTTCATCTTGCTTTAGCAGTATGGATTTATCATGAACCAATCTCAAACGGCCAAAAATACGCGCTTATTCTTGTGATCCTCTCGATTATGGTTTCAAGTATTAAAACCCGAAAATCAACACCGAAAGATGCCATCAATAAAAGCTAATAG
Protein-coding sequences here:
- a CDS encoding putative manganese transporter, which encodes MMTTNSFSQSFSFSQFSLQHKRLLLPITLLALVAAETTRTITVTTLSDAFWAVSTYVAFTLVIYHYLSNIMGKTNRITALYNKSRTNQVVFSSLLGALPGCGGAIVVTTQYISGKVGFGSVVAVLTATMGDAAFLLIAAQPKVGFGVMALGVVVGAVSGMIVNALHKDDFLRPEAKEIVEPKRDIPCLQIKAINLQGAFWKWVLVPATVVAVLGSFQVDINQLLHVPEHTIEWIGAALAIGSMLLWSLTKEISDYQSTVSEDNKCVTSHPIQKAAQDTNFVSAWVIVAFLIFELTTYFSGVDLHTVFLGYGMWMPLIGLAIGLLPGCGPQILVTSLYLSGAMPMSAQLSNAISNDGDALFPAIALAPKAAMVATFYSAVPAFVVGYGYYFLFEM
- a CDS encoding DsbA family protein, giving the protein MSTNKAILYYVYDPMCSWCWGYKPIWEKIKQTISKDVDIVYVLGGLAPDSDEPMPQEMQTQIASYWQKIENYLGTTFNHEFWAQNTPRRSTYPSCRAILAARSQGAEQAMLESIQHAYYLNAKNPSDNEVLIECARNIGLNVAQFESALFSPEVHQMLLDEIAFSRSIGRRGFPSLFLKQGEELTDLPIDYEKSEGTVALLKSCLS
- a CDS encoding EamA family transporter encodes the protein MYTFFGSLAFVIWGLVPIYFHQIGNIDPALILANRIFWSAAILMIILFIKPTLLDRSQCTKKNITLATVAGVFMNLSWVGFVYATTINNIMAASLAFYITPVLVFFMGFMFFKETIKLPQKMALVLMVLAIVAYVLLDKQLPLLSLGISLFFASYIATKKLIKLNTFGGIFFEHIVFAPLALWYIATHSSDITLMDWGTLMGTAPLQLIPILLLSVSLLKTPLSKISLLQYIEPTFHLALAVWIYHEPISNGQKYALILVILSIMVSSIKTRKSTPKDAINKS